One genomic window of Pseudomonadales bacterium includes the following:
- a CDS encoding AMP-binding protein yields MTICRQWLEPRGEQAALVNALQEGSGAVALCAENSVAWLSADFSCQESGRVCVPLPHFFTPSQMQWAFESAGVGTLLTDQPDAPLWRQCGFTVCAA; encoded by the coding sequence ATGACAATTTGCCGGCAGTGGCTTGAGCCGCGCGGTGAGCAGGCTGCGCTGGTAAATGCCTTGCAGGAAGGCAGCGGCGCTGTGGCTTTGTGCGCTGAAAATAGCGTAGCGTGGTTAAGCGCGGATTTTTCTTGCCAAGAAAGTGGGCGCGTTTGTGTGCCGCTGCCACATTTTTTTACGCCGTCACAAATGCAATGGGCGTTTGAGAGTGCGGGAGTTGGCACGCTGCTGACAGATCAGCCCGATGCACCACTGTGGCGGCAATGCGGGTTTACGGTTTGTGCCGCCTGA
- a CDS encoding ParB/RepB/Spo0J family partition protein, giving the protein MNAKKKKLGKGLDALLGGALKKAHIEEPTTTEAIAAAIAAAPIVSVEDKNTLRDGQLVKLPVEWLQRGKYQPRREMDQEALSELANSIKAQGVMQPIVVRPTSNAEKPSVRYEIIAGERRWRATQLAGLDAIPAVIRDVGDDAAIAMALIENIQRENLNPIEEAVALQRLKDQFELTHQEVADAVGKSRVTVTNLLRLMSLTDEVRRMLERGDLEMGHARALLSLDNNAQHTAAKNVVDKGLSVRQTEALVRNLQQKPADEKNKTPETAAVDPDIRRLQTDLSEKIGVPVQVLHNSKGSGKLVLRYNSLDELDGILAHIR; this is encoded by the coding sequence ATGAACGCAAAAAAGAAAAAATTGGGCAAAGGGTTAGACGCACTGCTCGGCGGCGCGTTAAAGAAAGCACATATCGAAGAACCCACAACAACGGAAGCTATCGCGGCAGCGATTGCTGCAGCACCTATTGTTTCTGTTGAAGACAAAAATACGCTGCGCGACGGTCAGTTAGTCAAACTACCGGTGGAGTGGTTACAGCGCGGCAAATACCAACCGCGCCGCGAAATGGATCAAGAGGCGTTAAGCGAGCTTGCCAACTCCATCAAAGCACAGGGCGTGATGCAGCCCATCGTTGTGCGCCCAACCAGCAACGCAGAAAAACCCAGCGTGCGCTACGAAATCATCGCCGGTGAACGCCGCTGGCGCGCCACGCAACTGGCTGGTTTAGATGCCATTCCTGCGGTTATTCGCGATGTCGGTGACGATGCCGCGATTGCGATGGCGTTGATCGAAAACATTCAACGCGAAAACTTAAATCCGATTGAAGAAGCCGTTGCACTGCAACGCCTGAAAGATCAATTTGAATTAACACATCAAGAAGTAGCTGATGCGGTGGGCAAATCGCGCGTCACCGTCACCAACTTATTGCGTTTGATGTCCTTGACCGACGAAGTGCGTCGCATGTTAGAGCGCGGCGATTTAGAAATGGGCCACGCGCGCGCGCTGCTAAGCCTGGACAACAACGCACAACACACAGCGGCAAAAAATGTGGTCGATAAAGGCTTGTCTGTGCGTCAGACCGAAGCACTGGTGCGCAACCTGCAACAAAAGCCCGCCGACGAAAAAAATAAAACACCAGAAACTGCCGCTGTTGATCCTGACATTCGTCGTTTACAAACCGATCTGTCTGAAAAAATTGGCGTGCCGGTGCAAGTGCTACACAACAGCAAAGGCAGCGGCAAATTGGTTTTGCGCTACAACAGCTTGGATGAATTGGACGGCATCCTCGCGCATATACGCTGA
- the glmM gene encoding phosphoglucosamine mutase, which yields MTKQFFGTDGIRGRVGEYPITPDFMLRLGWAAGKVFARHAEDNRKLILIGKDTRISGYMFESALEAGLISAGVNVGLLGPMPTPAIAYLTRTFNAQAGIVISASHNPHGDNGIKFFSADGRKLPDEIELEIEAQLEEAMQIVDPMLLGKARRITDAAGRYIEFCKSTTPFDFHLRGQRIVVDCANGATYHIAPNVLRELGADVIELAAKPDGLNINQNCGSTHPDELQRAVLEQNADLGIAFDGDGDRLLFVDHHGEVVDGDELLFIIACDQFERGKCKGVVGTLMSNFGFELALQQRGIPFARAKVGDRYVIEMMQQNGWDLGGENSGHIVCNHVTTTGDGIVSALQVLMALQRGGKKLAEAKKAMHKFPQVMINVRTCQKFDLDAFPVIGEAIQKTETQLAGQGRVLLRPSGTEPVVRVMVEGANAEVVKPLAIELAAVVEAALA from the coding sequence ATGACAAAACAATTTTTTGGTACGGATGGTATTCGTGGTCGCGTGGGGGAATATCCCATCACACCAGATTTTATGTTGCGTTTGGGTTGGGCTGCAGGAAAAGTATTTGCGCGCCATGCAGAAGATAATCGCAAATTAATTTTGATCGGCAAAGACACGCGTATTTCTGGTTATATGTTTGAATCGGCATTAGAAGCGGGCTTAATCAGTGCAGGTGTTAATGTCGGTTTGTTGGGGCCGATGCCGACACCGGCGATTGCCTATCTTACGCGTACTTTTAACGCGCAAGCAGGTATTGTAATCAGTGCGTCACACAATCCACACGGCGATAACGGTATCAAGTTTTTTTCTGCAGATGGCAGAAAGCTGCCTGATGAAATCGAGTTGGAAATTGAAGCGCAATTAGAAGAAGCCATGCAGATTGTTGATCCGATGCTGCTCGGCAAAGCACGCCGTATTACGGATGCTGCAGGTCGTTATATTGAATTTTGTAAAAGCACTACACCGTTTGATTTTCATTTGCGCGGACAGCGCATTGTGGTGGATTGTGCTAACGGAGCAACTTATCACATCGCACCCAATGTGTTGCGTGAATTGGGCGCCGATGTCATCGAGTTGGCGGCAAAACCTGATGGATTAAACATCAATCAAAATTGTGGTTCTACGCATCCCGATGAACTGCAACGCGCTGTATTAGAACAAAACGCAGATCTTGGCATTGCGTTTGATGGTGATGGCGATCGTTTGTTATTCGTTGATCATCACGGCGAAGTGGTGGATGGCGATGAGTTGCTGTTCATTATTGCCTGCGATCAGTTTGAGCGCGGAAAATGCAAAGGTGTTGTCGGCACTTTGATGAGTAATTTTGGTTTTGAGTTGGCGTTGCAACAGCGCGGTATTCCGTTTGCGCGTGCAAAAGTTGGCGATCGTTATGTGATCGAGATGATGCAACAAAATGGTTGGGATCTCGGCGGTGAGAACTCAGGCCATATCGTTTGTAATCATGTCACCACAACGGGCGATGGAATTGTTTCAGCTTTACAGGTGTTGATGGCTTTACAGCGCGGTGGAAAAAAATTAGCCGAAGCAAAAAAAGCAATGCACAAATTCCCACAAGTGATGATCAATGTGCGCACTTGTCAAAAGTTTGATTTAGATGCTTTCCCCGTTATTGGTGAAGCAATTCAAAAAACAGAAACGCAATTGGCGGGGCAGGGGCGTGTGCTGTTGCGTCCTTCTGGAACAGAGCCTGTTGTGCGCGTGATGGTGGAAGGTGCAAATGCTGAAGTGGTTAAACCGCTCGCGATTGAATTAGCTGCTGTTGTTGAAGCAGCGCTTGCCTGA
- the folP gene encoding dihydropteroate synthase, translated as MKMQCGNRALDLSSPVVMGILNITPDSFSDGGVFFQQNKKQIDHCLRAAEKMLADGARIIDVGGESTKPGAQPVSTQEELDRVLPVVEAIAGRVDIVISVDTSNPEVMQETAARGAGMINDVRALQREGALQAAAKTGLPVCLMHMQGDPRTMQENPQYGDVVKEVRESLLARVAVCERAGIAPHNILLDPGFGFGKTLEHNLVLLKHLDTLTRLPYPLLVGLSRKSIAGKLTGKAIDERLPASLALAQSALDRGAKILRVHDVAATVDMLKVWRAVQAQP; from the coding sequence ATGAAGATGCAATGCGGCAACAGAGCGCTGGATTTATCCAGCCCTGTTGTGATGGGGATTCTCAATATCACGCCCGATTCTTTTTCTGATGGCGGCGTTTTTTTTCAGCAAAATAAAAAGCAGATCGATCATTGCTTGCGCGCAGCAGAAAAAATGTTGGCGGATGGCGCGCGCATTATTGATGTGGGTGGTGAATCCACTAAGCCAGGGGCGCAGCCTGTTTCCACGCAAGAAGAACTGGATCGCGTATTGCCAGTAGTGGAAGCGATTGCTGGGCGAGTGGATATCGTGATTTCAGTCGACACCAGTAACCCAGAAGTGATGCAAGAAACGGCTGCACGCGGCGCGGGTATGATCAACGATGTGCGCGCTCTGCAGCGCGAAGGTGCATTGCAAGCAGCAGCAAAAACAGGTTTGCCTGTGTGTTTGATGCACATGCAGGGCGATCCGCGCACTATGCAAGAGAATCCGCAATACGGCGATGTGGTAAAAGAAGTTCGCGAGAGTTTGCTGGCGCGAGTGGCTGTGTGTGAGCGTGCGGGTATCGCACCGCACAATATTTTGCTCGACCCCGGTTTTGGTTTTGGCAAAACACTGGAACACAATCTTGTGTTGCTCAAACATCTGGACACGCTGACGCGATTGCCTTATCCGCTATTGGTGGGGCTGTCGCGCAAATCCATAGCCGGTAAACTGACGGGAAAAGCAATTGATGAACGCCTGCCTGCATCATTGGCGCTGGCGCAATCGGCATTGGATCGTGGTGCAAAAATTTTGCGTGTGCACGATGTGGCGGCAACGGTGGATATGTTAAAAGTATGGCGCGCTGTGCAAGCGCAGCCTTAA
- a CDS encoding thermostable hemolysin, which produces MGSALRLERRGLAVDALPAVVIAGALGAERSAMEHFVASEFLQHYGANVTVFMPWLLGLSQGAELMGVAGLRPAGSEALFVEHYLDSPIELEIAQHSGVPTLREKVLEIGNLAGQVPGVTRALFPLLTELIYKRGYVWSVCNTTSAVRNTLSRLDIPFLPLVRAMPERLGAARFAWGSYYTQETVVIAISLVAAHAALLRRPMLAAACVQALAGVYDNLPAVA; this is translated from the coding sequence ATGGGATCTGCACTGCGATTGGAGCGCAGAGGGCTAGCGGTTGATGCTCTCCCTGCGGTGGTGATAGCAGGCGCGCTGGGTGCTGAACGTTCGGCGATGGAACATTTTGTCGCCAGCGAATTTTTACAGCACTATGGTGCAAATGTAACGGTATTTATGCCGTGGTTGCTGGGGCTGTCTCAGGGCGCGGAGTTGATGGGGGTGGCGGGTTTGCGCCCTGCGGGCAGTGAAGCGTTGTTTGTCGAACATTATTTGGATAGCCCGATTGAGTTAGAAATTGCGCAGCATTCTGGTGTGCCAACACTGCGAGAAAAGGTGTTGGAGATCGGCAATTTGGCAGGGCAAGTGCCCGGCGTGACGCGCGCATTGTTTCCGTTGCTGACTGAGCTAATTTACAAACGTGGCTATGTGTGGAGTGTGTGCAACACCACATCGGCGGTGAGAAATACACTGTCGCGCTTGGATATTCCTTTTCTGCCTTTGGTGCGCGCAATGCCAGAGCGTTTAGGTGCTGCGCGCTTTGCTTGGGGCAGTTATTACACGCAAGAGACTGTCGTGATTGCTATTTCTCTGGTTGCCGCGCATGCGGCGCTGTTGCGTCGTCCAATGTTGGCGGCTGCTTGTGTACAAGCGCTGGCAGGTGTGTATGACAATTTGCCGGCAGTGGCTTGA
- the secG gene encoding preprotein translocase subunit SecG yields MEPLIIALHILVSIAIVALILLQQGKGAEVGASFGSGGSQTLFGSTGSGNFLSHTTAILVVIFFVTSFGLSMLAKNKAGAGSSDEGIPSAAAIEEHSQANEQKKAEVPAAEAVAPAGDAPAAPEAPAQDAPAAPKEK; encoded by the coding sequence ATGGAACCACTAATCATTGCATTACATATTTTGGTGAGCATCGCCATCGTCGCCCTCATTTTGCTACAACAGGGTAAAGGCGCAGAAGTTGGTGCTTCTTTCGGCAGCGGCGGTTCGCAAACACTGTTTGGTAGCACGGGCAGCGGTAATTTTCTTAGCCACACTACTGCTATTTTGGTGGTGATTTTTTTCGTCACTAGCTTTGGTTTGTCTATGTTGGCGAAAAATAAAGCCGGTGCGGGTTCGAGCGACGAAGGTATACCTTCAGCTGCTGCGATAGAGGAACACAGCCAAGCGAATGAGCAAAAGAAAGCTGAAGTGCCTGCGGCTGAAGCAGTTGCACCGGCCGGTGATGCGCCAGCTGCACCAGAAGCTCCTGCTCAAGACGCGCCAGCCGCGCCTAAGGAGAAGTAA
- a CDS encoding AMP-binding protein — MCLSQQAQETVAQSIAGVLLELGVQRHLCVLPLPVLLENIAGAYAATAAEIECVIPPLSVVGWRGSSEWDAAAFLRYAVEQRAESCIILPQMLKALLPLLAQYDLSFFKLIAVGGARVASDLLRAARQRGLPVYEGYGLSECGSVVCFNQPKADKLDTVGKPLAHAAVRVNDMGELEVAGSHFLGYLNQAETQSSAWLPTGDLASIDSDGFVSIVGRRKNLIVSSYGRNISPEWVESELLSREGILQAAVFGEAKPFLVAVMYAPNLSDVALQQAVDQTNLALPDYAQVKKLLRTPTAFSSNNGLATSNGRNKRDDIALHFKTGIDSFYASTEGMVYECH; from the coding sequence GTGTGTTTGTCACAACAAGCGCAAGAAACTGTTGCGCAATCCATTGCAGGAGTATTGTTGGAGCTGGGCGTGCAGCGGCATTTGTGTGTGCTGCCGCTGCCGGTATTGTTGGAAAATATTGCCGGTGCTTATGCGGCAACGGCAGCAGAAATTGAGTGTGTGATTCCTCCGCTGTCTGTCGTCGGTTGGCGCGGTTCTAGTGAATGGGATGCGGCAGCCTTTTTGCGATATGCGGTTGAGCAACGCGCAGAAAGCTGCATCATTCTGCCGCAAATGTTGAAAGCTTTATTGCCGTTGCTGGCGCAGTACGATCTCAGTTTTTTTAAATTGATCGCCGTGGGTGGCGCGCGTGTTGCATCGGATTTATTGCGCGCTGCGCGCCAGCGAGGGCTGCCTGTGTACGAGGGTTACGGTTTGTCGGAGTGCGGTTCCGTAGTGTGTTTTAATCAACCTAAAGCAGATAAGTTGGATACAGTGGGTAAACCTTTGGCGCATGCGGCAGTGCGCGTGAATGATATGGGTGAATTGGAAGTGGCGGGTAGCCATTTTTTAGGCTATCTCAATCAAGCGGAAACGCAGAGCAGCGCTTGGTTGCCTACGGGTGATCTCGCTAGTATCGACAGCGATGGTTTTGTATCCATTGTTGGTCGCCGCAAAAATCTTATTGTCAGTAGCTATGGTAGAAATATCAGCCCTGAATGGGTGGAAAGTGAATTGTTAAGCCGAGAAGGTATTTTGCAGGCAGCGGTTTTTGGTGAGGCGAAACCATTTTTAGTCGCCGTAATGTATGCGCCGAATTTATCTGATGTAGCTTTGCAGCAAGCAGTTGATCAAACAAATCTGGCTTTGCCGGATTACGCGCAAGTTAAAAAACTATTGCGCACCCCAACAGCCTTTTCATCAAATAATGGTTTGGCGACGAGCAACGGAAGAAATAAGCGCGATGATATTGCGCTGCATTTCAAAACAGGTATTGACAGTTTTTATGCATCCACTGAGGGCATGGTGTATGAGTGCCACTAA
- a CDS encoding methyltransferase domain-containing protein, whose translation MRKHRYNIRFPVTESHKVGQDEVQFLLEENNQIVNLRFHDYGELYKRPGLYEQLFYDRLKCSSPDKVSEILAKVLKQNNLEMSELRVLDLGAGNGMVGERLFKMGVSRLIGIDINANAQEACFRDRPGIYDAYYVADLCKQDAYLKDELLTWQVDCLSCVAALGFGDIPTEAFINAYNLVKQGGWIVFNVKETFMQESDDSGFSKLIKQLLLKDILEVHHLERYRHRLSIDGTPLYYYVLAGKKESDIALDTTLSPDNTSTPLTLPITKQGNESRQNFYKH comes from the coding sequence ATGAGAAAACATCGTTACAACATTCGTTTCCCTGTAACAGAATCACATAAAGTTGGGCAGGATGAAGTACAGTTTTTACTTGAAGAAAACAATCAAATCGTAAATTTACGCTTTCACGATTATGGCGAACTATATAAACGCCCAGGGCTTTATGAACAACTATTTTACGATCGACTAAAATGCTCATCACCCGACAAGGTAAGCGAAATTCTGGCCAAAGTACTAAAACAAAATAACCTAGAAATGAGCGAGTTGCGAGTCCTAGATCTAGGTGCCGGCAACGGCATGGTTGGGGAACGTCTTTTCAAGATGGGGGTTTCTCGTTTAATTGGGATAGATATTAACGCCAATGCACAAGAAGCCTGCTTCAGAGATAGACCCGGAATATACGACGCTTACTATGTTGCCGATTTGTGCAAACAAGACGCTTACTTAAAAGATGAACTATTGACATGGCAAGTTGACTGCTTGTCGTGTGTTGCAGCACTTGGATTTGGCGATATCCCTACTGAAGCGTTTATCAATGCTTACAATTTGGTTAAGCAAGGAGGATGGATTGTCTTTAATGTAAAAGAAACATTCATGCAAGAAAGTGATGATTCTGGTTTTTCAAAACTGATAAAACAACTTCTGCTTAAAGATATCTTGGAAGTTCACCATTTGGAGCGGTATCGACATCGCTTATCCATTGATGGCACGCCGTTGTATTACTATGTTTTGGCAGGAAAAAAAGAATCTGATATTGCTTTGGATACCACGCTGTCACCAGACAACACATCTACGCCACTTACATTACCAATTACAAAGCAAGGTAATGAGTCACGGCAAAATTTTTATAAGCATTGA
- a CDS encoding iron-containing redox enzyme family protein — MSATNFYLRLQQETVLEREYLLSSPLITAALQGEITREEYVAFLGQAYHHVKHTLPLLMAVGAKLPESKEWLREKMAHYIEEEVGHQEWILNDITQCGGDAEVVRHAVPSLPVELMIGFIWDFVSRRNPVGFLGMVFVLEGTSVNVATQAADKIRLALQLPKQAFSYLYSHGSLDVEHIDFFESVVNKIDDQKDQDDIVHVAKIIFRLYADMFRAIK, encoded by the coding sequence ATGAGTGCCACTAATTTTTATTTGCGCCTACAGCAAGAAACGGTGCTGGAGAGAGAGTATCTGCTCAGTTCGCCGCTCATTACTGCGGCATTGCAAGGTGAAATTACGCGTGAGGAATATGTCGCGTTTCTTGGGCAGGCGTATCACCATGTGAAGCACACGCTGCCCTTGTTGATGGCGGTGGGCGCTAAGTTGCCAGAGAGTAAGGAATGGTTGCGCGAAAAAATGGCGCATTACATCGAAGAAGAAGTGGGGCATCAAGAATGGATATTGAACGATATAACACAGTGCGGTGGTGATGCTGAAGTTGTGCGCCATGCTGTGCCGTCGCTACCCGTAGAGTTGATGATTGGTTTTATCTGGGATTTTGTGTCGCGGCGCAATCCTGTGGGTTTTTTGGGGATGGTTTTTGTGCTGGAGGGAACCAGCGTGAATGTAGCTACCCAAGCGGCAGATAAAATTCGGCTGGCGTTGCAACTTCCAAAACAAGCATTTAGCTATTTGTATTCTCACGGTTCCTTGGATGTTGAGCATATCGATTTTTTTGAAAGTGTCGTGAATAAAATTGATGACCAGAAAGATCAAGACGACATTGTTCATGTGGCAAAAATTATTTTTCGACTGTACGCCGACATGTTTCGCGCCATTAAATAA
- the tpiA gene encoding triose-phosphate isomerase yields MTHPSRRPLVIGNWKMHGTQASSVELLQAIQQSTQSATHTNVAVCVPFPYLQLCREQLANGRIQWGAQNLSEHAQGAYTGEVSATMLADWGCRFVLVGHSERRALYGEMDDHVVAKIRQALSAGITPVLCVGETLAERERGATEIVVSRQLNAALDHLQPAELEQLVVAYEPVWAIGTGRTATPEQAQAVHAHIRARWAEKLPSHADKLLVLYGGSVKADNARPLFAQPDVDGGLVGGAALDPDQFCAIINAAEQAWNH; encoded by the coding sequence ATGACACACCCATCGCGTCGTCCGTTAGTAATTGGTAATTGGAAAATGCACGGCACTCAAGCGTCATCAGTGGAGCTATTGCAGGCTATCCAACAAAGTACGCAATCTGCCACGCACACCAATGTAGCTGTGTGTGTTCCTTTCCCTTATTTGCAACTGTGTCGTGAGCAATTAGCCAATGGTCGTATCCAGTGGGGGGCGCAAAACTTGAGTGAGCACGCGCAGGGTGCGTACACCGGTGAAGTGTCTGCCACTATGTTGGCCGATTGGGGTTGTCGTTTCGTGTTAGTGGGTCACTCCGAGCGTCGCGCTTTGTATGGTGAGATGGATGACCATGTGGTTGCCAAAATTCGTCAAGCGCTCAGTGCTGGGATTACTCCCGTGTTGTGTGTGGGGGAGACCTTGGCTGAGCGCGAGCGCGGTGCGACAGAAATAGTGGTGTCTCGTCAGTTAAATGCGGCACTCGACCATTTGCAGCCAGCAGAGTTAGAGCAATTAGTCGTTGCGTATGAACCTGTGTGGGCTATCGGCACAGGACGCACTGCAACACCGGAGCAGGCACAGGCTGTTCATGCGCATATTCGTGCGCGCTGGGCGGAAAAGTTGCCAAGCCATGCGGACAAACTGCTCGTGCTTTACGGGGGCAGCGTGAAAGCGGATAATGCGCGACCTCTTTTTGCCCAGCCCGATGTCGATGGTGGCTTGGTGGGCGGCGCAGCACTCGACCCTGATCAGTTTTGCGCCATCATTAACGCAGCGGAACAAGCATGGAACCACTAA
- a CDS encoding SGNH/GDSL hydrolase family protein, which produces MRSFFSWMTRVVSNIIAVFIGLVLALLLAELLVRTFAPHPDYGGGIRPAFYSNLFEYDDLLGWKGVKNLSTPYYSKDFHVTVKHDAEGYRNIYPSYVEGKKNYLLIGDSYAWGWGVEDDETAAAVFTRKNPEKNLYSLGIAGYGTDQEWLSLQQFLERHPKHHYQGVILEFYFNDFDDNAATERYAYQKPVFVDSENGLQLTNVPVPYKAVEQGIPVTEIPEPNDWSSQVQFLNFIAHSIPPIIALINRHGQPEVLPVLQQSMKAKLILSAKLLAEIRRYCEERGLFFHAVILQTQDTQGENLVAIRALADELGKRGVAHSVFKSRYFPSTDLWLDAHFTPYGQSLLADHIADITESAENKNSNINR; this is translated from the coding sequence ATGCGTTCATTTTTTTCCTGGATGACGAGAGTTGTTAGCAACATTATTGCCGTGTTCATTGGGTTGGTCTTGGCGTTGTTGCTTGCCGAGTTGTTGGTGCGAACTTTTGCGCCGCACCCTGATTATGGCGGCGGTATTCGACCTGCTTTTTATAGCAATCTGTTTGAGTATGACGATCTGTTGGGATGGAAAGGTGTAAAAAATCTATCAACGCCGTATTACAGTAAGGATTTTCATGTCACGGTTAAGCACGATGCAGAAGGGTATCGCAACATATATCCATCTTATGTCGAAGGTAAGAAAAATTATTTGTTGATTGGTGACTCTTATGCTTGGGGTTGGGGTGTCGAAGATGATGAGACCGCTGCCGCTGTTTTTACAAGAAAAAATCCAGAGAAAAATCTCTACAGTTTAGGAATAGCGGGTTACGGCACTGATCAAGAGTGGCTTAGCCTGCAGCAGTTTTTAGAGAGGCATCCCAAGCACCATTATCAAGGTGTTATCCTTGAGTTTTATTTCAACGATTTTGACGATAACGCCGCAACAGAACGGTATGCTTATCAAAAACCCGTGTTTGTTGATTCTGAAAATGGTTTGCAGTTGACGAATGTGCCTGTGCCATACAAAGCTGTGGAGCAGGGCATCCCTGTGACAGAAATTCCAGAGCCTAATGATTGGTCTAGTCAAGTACAGTTCCTGAATTTTATTGCACATAGTATTCCGCCAATCATTGCGTTAATTAACAGACATGGCCAGCCGGAAGTGTTGCCTGTGCTACAGCAAAGCATGAAAGCTAAGCTGATATTGTCTGCAAAACTGTTGGCAGAAATTCGTCGGTACTGCGAAGAGCGCGGTCTGTTTTTTCATGCGGTTATTTTGCAGACACAAGATACGCAAGGTGAAAATCTAGTAGCGATACGCGCTTTAGCAGATGAGTTAGGTAAACGTGGTGTGGCACACTCTGTTTTTAAAAGTCGCTACTTCCCCAGTACAGATCTTTGGTTAGACGCACACTTCACGCCCTACGGCCAGTCTTTGCTGGCCGACCATATTGCAGACATTACGGAGTCGGCTGAGAATAAAAATTCCAATATAAATCGATAG
- a CDS encoding SDR family oxidoreductase translates to MKALQGKTILVTGASGGIGGCIAEELARNGANVLLVGRDEVSLDSVRARIVANGGHAQVVAADLLVPEDRQRIIQMCLSLPNGLYGLINNAGINHFAWLEDQTETMLHAQIHLNLVAPILLTRALLPVLSKDTNARILNIGSTFGSIGYPGYTAYCASKFGLRGFSEALRRELAQSDIRVLYFAPRATRTALNSDPVVAMNNALGNAMDAPEIVAKKVVALFIKGAPSQYFFGWPESLFVRINALLPRVVDQALGKQLAIIRKHAGR, encoded by the coding sequence GTGAAAGCCTTACAAGGAAAAACAATTTTAGTTACAGGCGCTAGCGGTGGCATTGGTGGCTGTATTGCGGAAGAATTGGCGCGCAATGGCGCTAATGTTTTGCTAGTGGGGCGCGATGAAGTATCACTGGACAGTGTGCGAGCGCGCATTGTGGCTAATGGCGGTCATGCACAAGTAGTGGCAGCAGATTTATTGGTGCCGGAAGATAGACAGCGCATCATACAAATGTGTTTATCTCTGCCCAACGGTTTGTACGGGTTGATCAATAACGCCGGCATTAACCATTTTGCTTGGCTGGAAGATCAAACAGAAACTATGTTGCACGCACAAATACATTTGAACTTGGTAGCTCCCATTTTATTGACACGCGCACTATTGCCGGTGCTGAGTAAAGACACTAATGCGCGTATTTTGAACATAGGCTCTACCTTTGGCAGCATTGGCTACCCAGGTTATACCGCCTACTGTGCCAGCAAATTTGGTCTGCGTGGCTTTAGTGAAGCCCTGCGGCGTGAGCTGGCGCAGTCGGATATTCGTGTTTTGTATTTTGCACCGCGCGCCACTCGCACGGCGTTGAATTCGGATCCTGTTGTGGCGATGAATAATGCGCTGGGCAACGCTATGGATGCGCCAGAAATTGTCGCTAAAAAAGTGGTGGCCTTGTTTATCAAAGGCGCACCCAGCCAATATTTTTTTGGTTGGCCAGAGTCTTTATTTGTGCGCATCAATGCGCTGTTGCCGCGCGTGGTTGATCAGGCGTTAGGGAAGCAGTTGGCGATTATTAGAAAACATGCGGGGCGTTAG